In the Nicotiana tabacum cultivar K326 chromosome 16, ASM71507v2, whole genome shotgun sequence genome, one interval contains:
- the LOC142170181 gene encoding uncharacterized protein LOC142170181 → MFAFTSLEVNYDRELAKRNRGIYTFRVQGQMYHFIDDLVPSRATGKFLQLYFYDNENELTNRMALSDKINETVIKKLMDILKVNPYSSFLRSLRDVPNLSEFYIALKSNSSLDQRTYNLPTASKVGAIIWIEDQTNDRISTPHIRIYTHSNRSQVEVLQGIIDLLRQGERDASNIGKKIFLPGSFIGGPRDMRRRYMDAIVLVQRFGKPDILLTMTCNPSWPEIQEHLLPTDEVQNRPDLIGRVFRAKVEELKADIKKKNIFGKVAAFMYTIEFQKRRLPHVHFLIILKDRYKLLTPQAYDKIVRAELPDRNTDPDLYKLVIKYMIHGPCGYLNPTNSFMEKNIQKKLLNKQQREKTYIHFTEDEKLHQSKLKDAKLIILGLFHTIHIYSVSSIVISMLKYVLI, encoded by the exons ATGTTTGCATTTACTTCACTTGAAGTAAATTATGATAGAGAATTAGCAAAAAGAAATCGTGGCATCTATACATTTAGAGTTCAGGGACAAATGTACCACTTCATCGATGATTTGGTACCTTCAAGAGCAACAGGAAAATTTTTACAGTTATATTTCTACGACAATGAAAATGAGCTAACAAATCGAATGGCCTTATCGGATAAAATTAATGAAACAGTTATCAAGAAACTCATGGATATACTAAAGGTCAATCCTTATTCCTCTTTTCTGAGATCATTAAGAGATGTTCCAAATTTATCTGAATTTTACATTGCACTTAAATCAAATTCTAGCTTAGACCAACGAACATATAATTTACCAACTGCATCTAAAGTTGGTGCAATAATATGGATAGAAGACCAAACAAATGACAGAATTTCCACACCACATATTCGAATATACACTCACAGCAATAGAAGCCA AGTTGAAGTACTACAAGGGATTATTGATCTTTTAAGACAAGGAGAAAGAGATGCTTCAAatattggaaaaaaaatatttcttcctGGTAGTTTTATAGGAGGTCCAAGAGACATGCGTCGAAGATATATGGATGCTATTGTATTGGTACAACGTTTTGGAAAGCCCGACATACTTTTAACAATGACTTGCAATCCTTCTTGGCCTGAAATACAAGAACATTTATTGCCAACAGATGAGGTCCAAAATAGACCCGATTTAATAGGTAGAGTATTTAGAGCAAAAGTAGAAGAACTTAAAGCAGATATtaagaaaaagaatatttttggaAAGGTTGCAGCTTTTATGTATACTATCGAGTTTCAGAAACGCCGTCTTCCACATGTTCATTTCCTTATTATACTCAAAGATAGATACAAATTACTCACTCCACAAGCTTATGATAAAATTGTTCGTGCTGAATTACCTGATCGCAACACAGACCCTGATCTATATAAACTTGTAATTAAATACATGATTCATGGACCTTGTGGCTATTTAAATCCTACAAATTCTTTCATGGAAAAGAATATCCAAAAGAAATTATTGAACAAACAACAAAGGGAAAAAACTTATATCCATTTTACCGAAGACGAAAAATTACACCAGTCGAAGTTAAAGGACGCAAAATTGATAATTCTTGGGTTGTTCCATACAATCCATATTTACTCTGTAAGTTCAATTGTCATATCAATGTTGAAATATGTTCTGATATAA